A genomic region of Colletotrichum destructivum chromosome 5, complete sequence contains the following coding sequences:
- a CDS encoding Putative ribosome biogenesis protein BRX1 — protein MASVYKTLSTERTRSKAESDGVSSASKRKNAQRVLILSSRGITTRSRHLLNDIAGLLPHSRRESKFDSKKNLRDLAEMAELYNCNNVMFLECRKHQDSYLHLAKVPNGPSQKFLVQNIHTMEELNFSGNCLKGSRPILSFDAAFETEPSLRLSRELLTHIFGVPEGARKAKPFVDHVMGFSVLDGKIWVRNYQVKEEDTAEQKDMSLLEIGPRFCLTPMFIQEGCFSGPIIYSNKQYVSPNQIRSDMRRRDAIKHSARAEQHVERFAKKDRLGISSGSKDIRANELDSRTLFA, from the exons ATGGCTTCTGTATACAAGACCCTCTCGACCGAGCGCACTCGCTCCAAGGCGGAATCCGACGGTGTCTCTTCCGCCTCTAAGCGGAAGAACGCCCAGAGAGTCCTGATCCTCTCGTCGCGAGGCATCACCACTCG CTCCCGCCACCTCCTCAACGATATCGCAGGCCTCCTCCCCCATTCCCGCCGCGAGTCCAAGTTCGATTCCAAGAAAAACCTGCGCGATCTGGCCGAGATGGCAGAGTTGTACAACTGCAACAAC GTCATGTTCCTCGAATGCCGGAAACACCAGGACTCATACCTTCACTTAGCCAAAGTGCCCAACGGCCCAAGTCAAAAGTTTCTGGTCCAGAACATTCATACCAT GGAAGAGTTGAACTTCTCAGGAAACTGCCTGAAGGGTTCCCGACCTATTCTCTCCTTCGACGCCGCATTCGAGACCGAGCCCTCCCTCCGCCTCTCCCGCGAGCTCCTTACTCACATCTTTGGTGTTCCTGAGGGCGCGAGGAAGGCCAAGCCTTTTGTGGATCACGTTATGGGCTTCAGTGTCTTGGACGGAAAGATTTGGGTGCGCAACTACCAGGTCAAGGAAGAAGACACTGCCGAGCAGAAGGACATGTCGCTACTTGAGATCGGACCTC GTTTCTGCCTGACCCCGATGTTCATCCAGGAAGGCTGCTTCTCGGGCCCCATCATCTATTCGAACAAGCAATACGTATCTCCCAACCAAATCAGATCAGACATGCGGAGACGCGACGCCATCAAGCACAGCGCCCGCGCGGAGCAGCACGTCGAGCGGTTCGCGAAGAAGGACCGGCTCGGTATCTCCAGCGGAAGCAAAGACATCCGGGCGAACGAGCTGGATTCGAGGACGCTGTTTGCTTGA
- a CDS encoding Putative P-loop containing nucleoside triphosphate hydrolase — translation MPRNHFPGLVGKSDVGKSSIMKWSSGGYRHLFRDKIAIVSQDTALFDVSVRFNVSLGASPGHDVIVSIPDGYDTE, via the exons ATGCCGCGCAACCACTTCCCCGGGCTCGTCGGCAAGTCGGACGTCGGCAAGTCCAGCATTATGAAATGGTCCAGCGGAG GTTATCGACATTTATTCCGCGACAAAATAGCGATCGTGTCACAGGACACCGCGCTCTTCGATGTCAGCGTGCGGTTCAACGTGAGCCTAGGCGCCTCGCCGGGCCACGACGTCATCGTCTCCATCCCTGACGGCTACGACACCGAGTGA
- a CDS encoding Putative major facilitator superfamily, MFS transporter superfamily → MARIMHSFIDKLRLRGGRDPAVPDSTAVGDSPPAVGPVIDSDDIATAKAINDPTTISPAAQAGIQKIEAVTLTWNTFSLVLMLINIWLIFLTNGFRISVLASLAPFVTSEWQFHSLTAVIYVVSSAMASATYIPVAKLLDTWGRAEAFLFMVALATLGVICQGASRNLPTFCAGEVLYDVGFSGIVYTICVLAADVTSLKNRALAFAFTSSPYMVTAFAGPKAAEGFLLNVTWRWGFGAFAIIVPCVTVPMFIHLKYHERKAVKSGLYEKPLKSTQPFMQRAKQALIEFDMPGVFLFAGGLVVFLLPFTIAAKAPNGWASDYIIAMLVVGFVTLVGFALYEIYLAPAPFINGKFLLDRTVISACMINFTYQISYYCWNSYFTSFLQVVCNISVSEAGYINNTFQVVSGVVCFAYGYAIRVTGRFKWLYYIAIPLFILGQALMIHFRQPNQYVGYIIMCEIFMSLGGSVFILLAQVACLAAVDHQNVASVLAFLFVVGGIGGSIGYTISGAIWTNTFLPALQRNLPESAVGNATLIFGSLPAQLAYPVGSPERVAIQEAYGYAQTRMLAVGTGVAAVMFFWLYFMKNINVNTKAVQTKGTVF, encoded by the exons ATGGCGCGGATAATGCACTCGTTTATCGACAAGCTGCGGCTGCGCGGCGGTCGAGACCCCGCCGTCCCGGACTCGACGGCTGTTGGAgactcgccgcccgccgttGGCCCCGTGATCGATTCCGACGACATTGCCACGGCCAAAGCCATCAACGACCCCACGACAATTAGCCCCGCGGCGCAGGCCGGCATCCAGAAGATCGAGGCCGTGACATTGACCTGGAACACCTTCTCCCTCGTTCTGATGCTCATCAA CATCTGGCTCATTTTCCTGACCAACGGGTTCCGCATCTCGGTGCTTGCAAGCTTGGCACCATTTGTCACGAGCGAGTGGCAGTTCCACTCGCTCACGGCCGTCATCTATGTTGTCTCGAGCGCCATGGCGAGCGCGACCTACATTCCCGTGgccaagctgctcgacaCATGGGGCCGTGCCGAGGCCTTCCTCTTCATggtcgccctcgccacccTGGGCGTCATATGCCAGGGCGCCTCCAGGAATCTGCCGACCTTctgcgccggcgaggtcctcTACGACGTCGGCTTCAGCGGCATCGTTTACACCATCTGcgtgctcgccgccgacgtcacCTCTCTCAAGAACCGCGCCCTGGCCTTCGCCttcacctcctccccctACATGGTCACCGCATTCGCCGGgcccaaggccgccgagggctTCCTTCTTAACGTTACCTGGCGCTGGGGCTTCGGGgccttcgccatcatcgtgCCCTGCGTGACGGTCCCCATGTTTATCCACCTCAAGTACCATGAGAGGAAGGCTGTCAAGTCCGGTCTTTACGAGAAGCCGCTCAAGAGCACCCAGCCCTTCATGCAGAGGGCCAAGCAAGCCCTCATCGAGTTCGACA TGCCGGGTGTGTTCTTAttcgccggcggcctggtcGTTTTCCTGCTCCccttcaccatcgccgccaaggcgCCGAACGGCTGGGCGTCGGACTACATCATTGCGATGCTCGTTGTGGGTTTCGTCACACTGGTTGGCTTCGCCCTGTACGAGATCTACCTTGCTCCGGCGCCCTTCATCAACGGCAAGTTCCTGTTGGACCGGACCGTCATCTCGGCGTGCATGATCAACTTCACGTACCAGATCTCGTACTACTGCTGGAACAGCTACTTCACGTCCTTCCTGCAGGTCGTCTGCAACATCAGCGTGTCCGAGGCCGGATACATCAACAACACGTTCCAGGTCGTCTCGGGCGTCGTGTGCTTTGCCTACGGCTACGCGATCCGCGTCACCGGCCGCTTCAAGTGGCTCTACTACATTGCCATCCCGCTCTTCATCCTGGGCCAGGCCCTGATGATCCACTTCCGGCAGCCCAACCAATACGTCGGCTACATCATCATGTGCGAGATCTTCATGTCTCTAGGAGGCAGCGTGTTCATCCTGCTTGCACAGGTGGCctgccttgccgccgtcgaccacCAGAACGTGGCCTCGGTGCTCGCGTTCCTCTTCGTTGTCGGGGGTATCGGCGGCTCCATCGGGTACACCATCTCGGGCGCCATCTGGACCAACACGTTCCTGCCTGCGCTGCAGCGCAACCTGCCCGAGTCGGCCGTGGGGAACGCGACGCTCATCTTTGGCAGCTTGCCTGCCCAACTCGCCTACCCTGTCGGCTCGCCCGAGCGCGTCGCGATCCAGGAGGCCTACGGGTACGCCCAGACGCGCATGCTCGCCGTCGGAActggcgtcgccgccgtcatgttCTTCTGGCTCTACTTCATGAAGAACATCAACGTCAACACCAAGGCCGTCCAAACGAAAGGCACCGTGTTCTGA
- a CDS encoding Putative NAD(P)-binding domain, NAD(P)-binding domain superfamily, translating to MAEGFAKDAPQGFRNYVKNVAIVGAGGNIGRALAEQLLKTGKHTVTAITRTDSTSSPPHGVKIASVNYQNHDSLVAALKGQDFLIITLSLSAAPGTHTSLVRAAAEAGVPYVMPNAYSINVHSEGIQRDVPIAKVVLENIAEVQKAGLKSVTLINGFWYEYSLVAGPSTFGFDLKSRTVTLYDDGRKAIDISTWAQCGRAVASLLSQKILPEDDNDRSTTISQFDNKTVFVSSFRVSQRDILDSVMRVTGTADSDWKLEHENSEKRYKDGVDELNQGKQDGFLKMLYARVFQPSGDADFESDNDLLGLPVEDLDEATRKALLV from the exons ATGGCGGAAGGCTTTGCCAAGGACGCCCCTCAAGGGTTTAGAAACTACGTAAAGAACGTCGCCATTGTCGGG GCTGGTGGTAACATCGGAAGGGCCCTCGCAGAGCAGCTTCTCAAGACAGGGAAACACACAGTGACTGCCATCACGCGAACGGACAGCACGAGCAGCCCGCCCCACGGTGTGAAAATAGCCTCCGTCAACTACCAAAACCATGATTCTCTCGTCGCAGCCCTGAAGGGCCAAGACTTCCTGATCATCACCCTCTCTCTGAGCGCTGCGCCGGGTACCCACACCTCCCTCGTCCGAGCCGCGGCCGAAGCAGGCGTTCCCTACGTCATGCCCAACGCCTACAGCATCAACGTTCACAGCGAAGGCATTCAGAGAGATGTCCCAATCGCGAAAGTCGTCCTGGAAAACATTGCAGAGGTCCAGAAAGCTGGATTGAAATCAGTCACACTAATCAATGGGTTCTGGTACGAGTACAGCCTTGTCGCGGGCCCTAGCACTTTTGGGTTTGACCTCAAAAGCCGGACCGTCACCCTCTACGACGACGGCAGGAAGGCCATCGACATCTCCACATGGGCGCAGTGTGGCCGCGCTGTGGCTTCGCTGCTGAGCCAAAAGATACtccccgaggacgacaacgacaggTCGACAACAATCTCCCAATTCGACAACAAGACTGTCTTTGTCTCAAGCTTCAGGGTCAGCCAACGGGATATCCTGGACAGCGTTATGAGAGTGACGGGGACCGCGGACAGCGATTGGAAACTCGAACACGAGAACAGCGAAAAGAGGTACaaagacggcgtcgatgagtTGAACCAAGGCAAGCAGGACGGGTTCTTGAAGATGTTGTATGCTCGCGTGTTCCAGCCTAGCGGCGATGCGGACTTCGAGTCTGACAACGACTTGCTGGGTCTTCCGGTCGAAGACCTGGACGAGGCCACGCGCAAAGCTCTTCTGGTCTAG